A section of the Tenrec ecaudatus isolate mTenEca1 chromosome 15, mTenEca1.hap1, whole genome shotgun sequence genome encodes:
- the CYSLTR2 gene encoding cysteinyl leukotriene receptor 2 — MEQNVSSNNKNNNSDCMIENFKREFYPIVYLIIFVCGALGNGFSIFIFLQPSKKCKSVNIFMLNLAISDLLFTITLPFRVDYYLRGSNWIFGDLACRIMSYSMYVNMYSSIYFLTVLSVVRFLATVHPFRLLHTTSIKSAWILCGIVWIFIMASSTMLLNNGSEQKNNATSCLELNHNKLGKLQIMNHVALVVGFFLPFCILSVCYLLIIRTLLKVEVPDSGLRASHRKALTTIIIALVIFLLCFMPYHVLRTFHLVTWNTCRISLHKAVVITLTLAAANTCFNPVLYYFAGENFKDRLRTTFRKGHSHMTKARCRFPVCVWLKKETTSV; from the coding sequence ATGGAACAAAAtgtcagcagcaacaacaaaaacaacaacagtgacTGCATGATTGAGAActttaagagagaattttatcccATAGTGTACCTGATAATCTTTGTCTGTGGAGCCTTGGGAAATGGcttttcaatatttattttcctGCAGCCTTCCAAGAAGTGTAAGTCTGTGAATATTTTCATGTTAAACCTAGCCATTTCTGACCTCCTGTTCACAATAACACTGCCTTTCAGGGTCGACTATTATCTTAGAGGCTCCAATTGGATATTTGGGGACCTAGCCTGCAGGATAATGTCATACTCCATGTATGTCAACATGTACAGTAGCATTTACTTCCTGACTGTGCTGAGTGTTGTGCGTTTCCTGGCAACGGTTCACCCCTTCCGGCTCCTCCACACTACCAGCATCAAGAGTGCCTGGATACTATGTGGGATCGTATGGATTTTTATCATGGCTTCTTCCACAATGCTGCTGAACAATGGCTCTGAACAGAAGAACAACGCTACTTCATGTTTAGAACTGAATCACAACAAACTCGGTAAATTGCAGATTATGAACCACGTGGCCTTGGTGGTGGGCTTCTTCCTGCCCTTTTGCATCCTCAGCGTCTGTTACCTGCTGATCATTCGAACTCTGTTGAAGGTGGAGGTCCCAGACTCCGGGCTCCGGGCATCCCACAGGAAGGCCCTGACCACCATCATCATTGCCTtggtcatcttcctcctgtgtttCATGCCCTATCACGTCCTGAGAACCTTCCATCTGGTCACATGGAATACATGCAGAATCTCGCTGCATAAAGCTGTGGTCATCACGCTGACCTTGGCTGCAGCGAATACCTGCTTCAACCCTGTACTGTATTACTTTGCTGGAGAGAATTTTAAAGACAGACTGAGGACCACCTTCAGAAAAGGTCACTCACATATGACAAAGGCCAGGTGCAGATTTCCTGTTTGTGTGTGGttgaaaaaggaaacaacaagcGTATAA